The DNA sequence CAGCTGCTGACAAGACAGCCAGCAGTGACACGGCTGTTTTGACTGTGGATACTAATAAGGCAACCGGTGTCGCTGTCGGCAGCGCAACCGCTTCCTACCTCTACAAAAATAAAAATAAAGATGTAAAGGAAACCAAGACTTCTCCTGAACTGTCCGTTACCACTGCTCCCGTTATCACTACTTATGATAATGTGAGTGCTATTAAGGCATCCACAACCAAGGGCTCCTATGATGTTACTTATGGCACCGATAAGAAGTCGGTTACCATGACCAACGACCAGCTGGCAAAGGTTACTTTGAAGTTGGCCGGCACAACTTCCATCCCTGCCGACACAACTTCCATCCCTGCCGGCACAACCATTGGCACCCTCGACATCCCTGCTGGCGCAACCATTGGCACCCTCGACATCAACGGCAACCCAGTTACCATTGACGGTGCAACCGTTAAAAAGGTTACCGATACCAAGGCAGACTCTACAGCAGAGGTCACTGTCACGAATACACTGGTTGGCACAACCGGTCACGACGCAGCTGTTTCCACAAAGGTGGACAGCATTGATACAAAGGGTGCTGTCAACATCGGCAATGAAAACGACGTTGCAACCACAACAGTCGGTTCTGTCAAGACAACTGCCAGTGCCAGCACTGTTGACGTTGACGTTAGCGCAAACAAGGATAAGGCCGCTATCCGCACAAAGGTTAATTCCATCACTGCTAACAATATAGAAATCAACAGCGCAAAGGCTTCCATTGGCGTCATCACAAGGGCCTCCACTGATTCCCAGGGTACGTTACAAATGAATAATTCTTCAAGCACTGAAGACATCATTCTTCCAGCAGTGGATGGTTACAATCTGACTGTTAACGGCAACACAACCGTTGCTTCCATTGCAGATTGTCCTTCCGCTTCTATTGCAAGCGGAAAGACACTCACGGTTTCCGGCAAGGCAACTTTCACTGGCAATGTTAGTGCTACCGGCGATGATAAAACTGGCACTTTGGCCATTGCGCCGAACAGCTTGACCATTCTGGGTAACGGAAGTGATGCCTTCACACTGAAGGTCAACGATGTAAAGAACGGCGATACTGCTTTCATGACCAAAGACAATGCTAAAGCTATTGCCTATACCAATGACGGCAATGACAAAGAGAATGAAAATAAGACTGCTTACGCAAACATCGTGACACCTGGCTACACTGCTGAACAAAAAGCAGGTTCCAAAAATGCTGTTGTCAGAGATGTTACTGTTGGCAGTCTGACAGACGCAACACAGGGCAGTAAACTGAACAGCAATGGTACCTATGACGTTGAGATTGTTTCCGGCGAAACTAAGCAGCTGGCTGTTAATCCATATCCGGCAAGCAGCTTTGGCGATAACTTCTACATTAACTGGAGCTATACTGGTGGCAAGAAGAATGCAGACTTTAAGCTGGGTACAGTCGGCGCCAGCGGCCTGACCAACACCATCACTGGTACTTACGATAAAAACAACACAACTACCAGCAAAACACAGCAGGTAACCGCACAGCTGTATAAGATGGATGAAACGACTGGTAACGCAGAACCAGTAAAGGGTAAGCCGGTAACTTATAACGTAACTGTCACTGATAAGAAGTCTGTTGCTACAACTGACTTCACCCTGACCGCTGACAAGAACGTTATCAAACCGTCCGAGTCCATGACTCTGACTGCTGCCCCGAACGGCGACAGCGCACTGACCGATGTCACTGCCAAGTCCTCCAACGACTTTGTTGCAACTGTTCCTACATCTGCTACCGATAATGCATTGAAGGTTACCGCAACAGGTAAGACCGGCACTGCCGTTATCACTGTAACCGCTACTCTGCCGGACGGCAGCAAGGTTTCCCACGTCTACACTGTTTCCGTAACCAACACACCGGTTGTCGCTATTGTTAACGGCAAGATTGTTGGCCCGACGGACATTGTAAAGGTTACCCAGAGCACCGCACAGCATGTTACCTTCATAGCTGCTGACGGCAAGAAGTTCACAGACTTCAAGTACACCGCCGGCAACGACAAGGTTATGCAGACCCGTGCATATCCGAGCAAGGGTTACACCTTGTGGGACGGTATGTCTGGTGACTATGGCATGTACATGAACGGTGGTGTTAAAGATGGTGTTGGCGATAAGACCGGCGTTTACGTGAATGGCCAACTGGCCTTCACAGTACAGGTTACCGACCGTCCGTTCCAATGCGACACTACCC is a window from the Caproicibacterium lactatifermentans genome containing:
- a CDS encoding beta strand repeat-containing protein, whose product is MNKRLNKVAAVALAAAMVSSAFAMSTATAFATAPTLPTAKAQLENSTVYMKKGGNTAVNVTKAATSNLFKELDATSTAANLNIKSVTTTDGTVLDTSDITAIDDTKATATADNTVVTVDNANGKFSFTEQKAGTQQVTVSGLQCTAGGKTYNLAPITFDIDLVDTAKDDGYISTVWSSAETGANIGNTVDSINVGGNAYLYSETVADDDSTDAFAKPTYISAADKTASSDTAVLTVDTNKATGVAVGSATASYLYKNKNKDVKETKTSPELSVTTAPVITTYDNVSAIKASTTKGSYDVTYGTDKKSVTMTNDQLAKVTLKLAGTTSIPADTTSIPAGTTIGTLDIPAGATIGTLDINGNPVTIDGATVKKVTDTKADSTAEVTVTNTLVGTTGHDAAVSTKVDSIDTKGAVNIGNENDVATTTVGSVKTTASASTVDVDVSANKDKAAIRTKVNSITANNIEINSAKASIGVITRASTDSQGTLQMNNSSSTEDIILPAVDGYNLTVNGNTTVASIADCPSASIASGKTLTVSGKATFTGNVSATGDDKTGTLAIAPNSLTILGNGSDAFTLKVNDVKNGDTAFMTKDNAKAIAYTNDGNDKENENKTAYANIVTPGYTAEQKAGSKNAVVRDVTVGSLTDATQGSKLNSNGTYDVEIVSGETKQLAVNPYPASSFGDNFYINWSYTGGKKNADFKLGTVGASGLTNTITGTYDKNNTTTSKTQQVTAQLYKMDETTGNAEPVKGKPVTYNVTVTDKKSVATTDFTLTADKNVIKPSESMTLTAAPNGDSALTDVTAKSSNDFVATVPTSATDNALKVTATGKTGTAVITVTATLPDGSKVSHVYTVSVTNTPVVAIVNGKIVGPTDIVKVTQSTAQHVTFIAADGKKFTDFKYTAGNDKVMQTRAYPSKGYTLWDGMSGDYGMYMNGGVKDGVGDKTGVYVNGQLAFTVQVTDRPFQCDTTQTVDLKKGNTYCFKITPKTTVDNFTFNTARDAALTTCGLQKNADGSYLCKVHGTQTGSYGVYITLNGQQYKVFAVNVK